One segment of Paenibacillus sp. FSL R7-0337 DNA contains the following:
- the tsaB gene encoding tRNA (adenosine(37)-N6)-threonylcarbamoyltransferase complex dimerization subunit type 1 TsaB, with amino-acid sequence MTNSNNEPRKRFLALDTSTAVLGVAVTGGGELLHEINASGERNHSVHLLPIIEQALQASATTADTIGGISVGIGPGSYTGTRIAVTAAKTLAWAWNVPVTGVSSLHALAWGGYHAASRLGTSGTDWIIPLIDARRGQAYTAVFAAGGDKPPRRLAPDAIRLMADWVQELAVRLKEAAAEGKLPDTLWFVGETALHGSADILAPLMEATNARALPYELEGRWTGFLAEAGLYEESGDLHTLIPNYTQLSEAEANLRRSSEGSLNTR; translated from the coding sequence ATGACGAACTCGAATAATGAGCCGCGTAAGCGGTTTTTGGCGCTGGATACATCAACGGCAGTTCTGGGAGTAGCCGTGACTGGCGGCGGGGAGCTGCTGCATGAGATTAATGCTTCCGGGGAGCGGAATCATTCGGTTCATCTGCTGCCTATTATTGAGCAGGCGCTTCAGGCGTCTGCGACTACGGCCGATACAATCGGCGGAATCTCGGTCGGGATCGGCCCTGGCTCCTATACCGGAACACGGATTGCTGTGACCGCAGCGAAGACGCTGGCCTGGGCTTGGAACGTTCCGGTTACTGGCGTATCCAGTCTGCATGCGCTGGCCTGGGGCGGATACCATGCGGCTTCTAGGCTTGGCACGTCAGGAACAGACTGGATCATTCCGCTGATCGATGCCCGGCGGGGACAAGCGTACACCGCTGTATTCGCGGCGGGTGGGGACAAGCCGCCCCGGCGGCTGGCACCGGATGCTATCCGGCTGATGGCCGACTGGGTGCAGGAGCTGGCGGTGCGGCTGAAGGAAGCCGCAGCTGAGGGCAAGCTGCCGGACACATTGTGGTTCGTAGGCGAGACGGCGCTGCACGGAAGTGCGGATATACTGGCTCCGCTGATGGAAGCCACGAATGCCCGGGCGCTGCCTTATGAGCTGGAAGGACGCTGGACCGGATTCCTGGCGGAAGCGGGCCTTTATGAGGAGAGCGGAGATCTGCATACGCTGATTCCCAACTATACGCAGCTGTCGGAGGCGGAGGCGAATCTGCGCCGCAGCAGCGAAGGGAGCCTGAATACACGATGA
- the ligD gene encoding non-homologous end-joining DNA ligase, translating into MPAAAKGTITVDGQQISITNPDKPLWPEMGITKQIYLQKLAALSPYLLRYCKDRLLTVIRYPHGVPGMSFYQKNAPEPLPEFVRTAVQDDITYIVLQGLPELLWLGNLAALEFHPSLHYAGSTLPCEWMIDLDPSLEVEPRIMEAAAVVGEVLKSLGLDSVPKTSGATGVQIIVPVGPGVTFDELRRIGHFVGRYVTEKRPDLFTLERLKKHRGDKIYFDYLQHYGGKTLAAPYTPRARPLATVSTPLLWEEVERGVKPTDFNLLNIEERLSRLGDLIAKVPPQPVEAIIAKLPSGQQ; encoded by the coding sequence ATGCCAGCAGCCGCTAAAGGAACCATTACCGTAGACGGGCAGCAAATCAGCATCACCAATCCCGACAAACCGCTCTGGCCCGAGATGGGCATCACCAAGCAGATCTATCTGCAAAAGCTGGCGGCCCTCTCGCCCTACCTGCTGCGCTATTGTAAAGACCGGCTCCTCACAGTGATCCGCTATCCCCATGGCGTTCCCGGGATGTCGTTCTATCAGAAGAACGCCCCGGAGCCGCTGCCGGAATTCGTCCGCACGGCGGTGCAGGACGATATCACCTACATTGTGCTGCAGGGCCTGCCGGAGCTGCTGTGGCTGGGCAATCTGGCCGCGCTCGAATTCCACCCTTCCCTCCATTATGCCGGAAGTACGCTGCCCTGCGAGTGGATGATTGATCTGGACCCTTCGCTTGAGGTCGAACCGCGGATTATGGAAGCTGCTGCTGTGGTAGGGGAGGTGCTGAAATCGCTCGGACTGGACTCCGTTCCCAAAACCTCGGGAGCCACCGGAGTGCAGATCATTGTTCCGGTAGGGCCGGGGGTAACCTTCGATGAACTGCGCCGGATCGGGCATTTCGTAGGCCGTTATGTCACCGAGAAGCGGCCCGATCTCTTCACCCTGGAGCGGCTGAAGAAGCATCGCGGGGATAAAATATACTTCGATTATCTCCAGCACTACGGCGGCAAAACACTCGCTGCCCCGTACACCCCGCGCGCCCGGCCGCTGGCCACCGTCTCCACTCCCCTCCTGTGGGAGGAGGTTGAACGGGGCGTCAAGCCTACAGATTTCAACCTGCTGAATATAGAGGAGCGGCTCAGCCGGTTAGGAGATCTGATTGCCAAGGTTCCCCCCCAGCCGGTCGAAGCGATTATTGCCAAGCTGCCCTCAGGACAGCAATAA
- a CDS encoding H-type small acid-soluble spore protein — protein MDITRAQDIYASKDKIAVHLDGEPVWIEHVDSANGMATVQVGSRPTNTQTVGVERLEEQGK, from the coding sequence ATGGATATAACACGTGCGCAGGATATTTACGCTTCCAAGGACAAAATCGCGGTGCATCTCGATGGTGAGCCGGTCTGGATTGAGCATGTTGATTCCGCTAACGGCATGGCAACAGTTCAGGTAGGCTCCCGGCCGACGAATACGCAGACTGTGGGTGTTGAGCGCCTGGAGGAGCAGGGGAAGTAG
- a CDS encoding 2-isopropylmalate synthase, whose translation MIIPVKKRIQIFDTTLRDGEQAPGASLTPEQKIILAGKLADLGVDVMEPGFPVSSPGDFAAVETISRKIQGVEICGFARAVKGDIDAAVRATRDAARRRIHLFISSSDIHLRHQLRMSRPEVVAVAREMTAYARQFCDVVEFTAMDAARTGIDDLIEMVEAVIEEGASIINLPDTVGYALPQEYGEMFRRVRLGARGGDKVIYSAHCHNDLGLAVANSLAAIEGGATQIEVTVNGVGERTGNCALEELVMALETRGDSIGAETGIVLDKLYDTSRMISGAMHFPIAFNKPVVGRNAFQHESGIHQDGLLKDRSTYEIMDPERLGIPRSMIILGKHSGRHALKDRAAKYGIALDSAELDALYESFKETADRQKAVSDDELLRMVSSTTGQQAQVYALGEVQVLAGSAPRRVAAVTVRHLQSGAETTQTSTGDGPLEAIIAAIGQGIAEDIRFDGLELHSLGSGGNAQAEAAVMVEWKDTKFRGTAIHHDIVMAAGIAYIAACNAALLSESEVPSPGSAVNS comes from the coding sequence ATGATCATTCCGGTAAAGAAACGAATTCAGATTTTTGACACGACGCTACGCGATGGCGAGCAGGCCCCGGGAGCCAGTCTTACTCCTGAGCAAAAGATTATTCTGGCCGGCAAGCTGGCGGACCTGGGAGTGGATGTCATGGAGCCGGGGTTCCCTGTATCCAGTCCGGGGGATTTCGCTGCAGTGGAGACGATCTCCCGCAAGATTCAGGGCGTAGAGATCTGCGGCTTCGCACGTGCCGTCAAGGGGGATATCGATGCTGCTGTACGGGCCACCCGGGATGCCGCGCGGCGGCGGATTCATCTGTTCATCTCCTCCTCCGACATTCACCTGCGCCATCAGCTGCGCATGAGCCGCCCTGAGGTTGTAGCGGTTGCAAGAGAGATGACGGCTTATGCCCGCCAGTTCTGCGATGTGGTAGAATTCACTGCAATGGACGCTGCGCGGACGGGCATCGACGATCTGATCGAGATGGTCGAGGCGGTGATTGAAGAGGGCGCTTCGATTATCAATCTGCCGGACACAGTGGGTTATGCGCTGCCGCAGGAATACGGAGAGATGTTCCGGCGTGTGCGGCTTGGGGCCAGGGGCGGAGACAAGGTTATCTACAGTGCCCATTGCCACAACGATCTGGGCCTCGCCGTAGCGAACAGTCTGGCGGCTATTGAAGGCGGCGCCACACAGATTGAGGTCACAGTCAACGGTGTGGGCGAGCGGACCGGCAACTGTGCGCTGGAGGAGCTGGTCATGGCGCTGGAGACACGCGGAGACTCTATCGGCGCCGAGACTGGAATCGTGCTGGATAAGCTGTATGACACCTCGCGGATGATCAGCGGGGCGATGCACTTCCCGATTGCCTTCAACAAGCCGGTGGTCGGGCGCAATGCCTTCCAGCATGAATCCGGCATCCATCAGGACGGTCTGCTGAAGGACCGCAGCACCTACGAGATTATGGACCCGGAGCGGCTGGGCATCCCGCGCAGCATGATTATCCTCGGCAAGCATTCCGGCAGGCATGCGCTGAAGGACCGTGCTGCGAAGTACGGCATTGCCCTGGATTCGGCGGAGCTGGACGCGCTCTACGAATCCTTCAAGGAGACGGCTGACCGCCAGAAAGCCGTCAGCGACGATGAGCTGCTGCGGATGGTCAGCAGCACTACGGGACAGCAGGCGCAGGTCTATGCGCTCGGCGAGGTCCAGGTCCTGGCCGGCAGCGCGCCGCGCCGCGTGGCTGCAGTGACAGTGCGCCATCTGCAGAGCGGCGCAGAGACGACCCAGACCAGCACCGGAGACGGTCCGCTGGAAGCGATCATTGCCGCTATAGGGCAAGGGATTGCTGAGGATATCCGCTTCGACGGGCTGGAGCTGCATTCCCTCGGCAGCGGCGGGAATGCCCAGGCCGAGGCCGCCGTAATGGTGGAGTGGAAGGACACCAAGTTCCGGGGCACGGCCATCCATCATGATATCGTGATGGCTGCAGGCATTGCTTATATCGCCGCCTGTAATGCGGCGCTGCTGTCGGAATCGGAGGTGCCCTCTCCGGGCTCAGCGGTGAATAGCTAG
- the tsaE gene encoding tRNA (adenosine(37)-N6)-threonylcarbamoyltransferase complex ATPase subunit type 1 TsaE, which translates to MFTYRSFSLQDTEALAAAIAAASSAGMVIGLDGDLGAGKTAFSQCYARHLGVEGIVNSPTFTIIKEYEGRLPLYHMDVYRISLQEADELGLEEYFYGHGVSLVEWSRIIADLMPPRHLHIELKTAGPDEREITVTGIGESYGEVCRMLIQKWGKET; encoded by the coding sequence GTGTTTACATACCGTTCATTCAGCCTTCAGGATACGGAGGCACTTGCCGCCGCCATCGCTGCCGCATCATCGGCGGGGATGGTTATCGGACTTGACGGGGATCTAGGTGCGGGCAAAACGGCGTTCTCGCAGTGCTATGCGCGCCATTTGGGTGTGGAAGGTATTGTGAATAGTCCTACTTTTACCATTATCAAAGAGTATGAAGGACGTCTGCCGCTGTATCATATGGATGTATACCGGATATCGCTGCAGGAAGCGGACGAGCTGGGGCTGGAAGAGTATTTCTATGGCCATGGTGTGAGTCTGGTGGAGTGGAGCCGAATTATCGCCGATCTGATGCCGCCGCGGCATCTCCATATAGAGCTGAAGACCGCCGGCCCGGATGAACGGGAGATAACGGTGACCGGAATCGGAGAGTCTTACGGCGAAGTGTGCCGGATGCTGATCCAGAAGTGGGGTAAAGAAACATGA
- a CDS encoding DNA ligase — MPRGRTPAPAAKPACSLQLQPVTPFEPVLASVLPSGEQWIAQIKWDGVRMISYYDGSHAELINRRGNRRTLQYPELAGPESYCRAGSFILDGEVIALSGGKPSFHEVMRRDSLKNEAAIRAVQPQVPVLYMVFDMLYCDGIWLLDEPLCRRQEMLKEMLLPHPHVQQVPSYQDPAQLLTAARQGSLEGIVCKDLDSTYAPGGKDKRWQKLKIISDVTAVAGGVTFRDGIVNALLFGLYDDAGKLHYIGHAGAGRMTVQDWRTLTARIPGLVTEHMPFAALPQRSSGSVWIKPELVFKLHFLEWNPSGTFRQPVIQAQVDLPAHSCSLSQRGV; from the coding sequence GTGCCTAGGGGACGGACTCCCGCACCTGCTGCAAAGCCAGCCTGTTCCCTTCAACTTCAGCCCGTCACTCCGTTTGAGCCTGTGCTGGCCTCTGTGCTTCCAAGCGGAGAACAGTGGATCGCCCAGATCAAATGGGACGGCGTGCGGATGATCTCCTATTACGACGGGAGCCATGCCGAGCTGATTAACCGCCGGGGCAACCGGCGCACGCTCCAGTATCCTGAGCTGGCCGGACCAGAGAGCTATTGCCGGGCCGGCTCCTTCATTCTGGATGGCGAGGTCATTGCGCTCAGCGGCGGCAAGCCCTCTTTCCACGAGGTTATGCGGCGGGACAGTCTGAAGAACGAGGCGGCGATCCGGGCAGTGCAGCCGCAGGTTCCGGTGCTGTATATGGTTTTTGATATGCTGTACTGTGACGGCATCTGGCTGCTGGACGAACCGCTTTGCAGGCGGCAGGAGATGCTGAAGGAGATGCTGCTGCCCCATCCCCATGTGCAGCAGGTGCCAAGCTACCAGGACCCGGCCCAGCTGCTCACTGCGGCCCGGCAGGGGAGTCTGGAGGGAATCGTCTGCAAGGATCTGGACAGCACTTATGCGCCCGGCGGCAAAGATAAACGCTGGCAGAAGCTCAAGATCATCTCTGATGTCACTGCTGTCGCCGGGGGCGTCACCTTCCGCGACGGCATCGTGAATGCACTGCTTTTCGGCCTGTATGATGATGCCGGGAAGCTGCATTATATCGGACATGCCGGGGCGGGCAGAATGACCGTCCAGGACTGGCGGACACTGACCGCACGAATTCCGGGACTTGTCACAGAGCATATGCCGTTTGCCGCACTTCCGCAGCGAAGCTCAGGCTCCGTTTGGATTAAGCCTGAGCTGGTGTTTAAGCTGCATTTTCTGGAATGGAATCCCTCCGGCACCTTCCGCCAGCCTGTGATTCAAGCTCAGGTCGATCTGCCCGCACACTCTTGTTCTTTAAGCCAGAGGGGGGTCTAG
- the rimI gene encoding ribosomal protein S18-alanine N-acetyltransferase, with protein MIEPERRPAQGAELVFRLMRLEDVPEILVIEREAFTMPWTEEAFRNELTHNHFAKYMVMELAGHIIGYAGMWAIVDEAHVTNIALLEAYRGRKWGERLLDELMRTAAYLGMQSITLEVRVSNEVAQNLYRKKGFKPAGTRKGYYSDNREDALIMWADLPEYGEQAVTEGSVDLK; from the coding sequence ATGATCGAACCGGAACGTAGACCGGCTCAGGGGGCTGAGCTTGTTTTTCGCCTGATGCGGCTGGAGGATGTCCCTGAGATACTAGTGATTGAGCGGGAGGCCTTTACCATGCCTTGGACGGAGGAAGCCTTCCGCAACGAGCTGACCCACAATCATTTTGCTAAATATATGGTAATGGAGCTGGCAGGGCATATTATCGGCTACGCGGGAATGTGGGCGATTGTCGATGAGGCGCATGTCACTAATATTGCACTGCTGGAGGCCTACCGGGGGCGTAAATGGGGCGAGCGGCTGCTGGACGAGCTGATGAGAACGGCAGCTTATCTCGGCATGCAGTCGATCACGCTTGAAGTACGGGTCTCCAATGAGGTGGCCCAGAATTTATACCGCAAAAAAGGCTTCAAGCCTGCGGGTACCCGCAAGGGCTATTATTCGGACAACCGCGAGGATGCGCTCATCATGTGGGCCGATCTGCCGGAGTACGGGGAGCAAGCTGTAACGGAAGGAAGCGTGGACTTGAAATGA
- a CDS encoding Ku protein, which yields MHTVWKGAISFGLVHVPVKMFSATEDKDISLRYIHKECGSPLSYVRKCPVCDKEVTWEEIGKGYEYEKGKFVLFDKEELDQLSEESSKSITILDFVDLTEIDPIYFQKTYYLSPDQAGANAYRLLMEAMRQTGKIGIAKISIRSKSSLAAIRVLVDCLAIETIYYPDEVRPVSQVPGLPEPGSVNDKELDMAKLLISQLSTPFEPAKYTDDYRQRMLDLITHKIAGEEFHIAPARQENNVIDLMAALQASIEAVQHIPSDPGPAKGGSGAKPRPAAGAKKRPAKATAAATSTDTTAAPVVDEATGPIPVIAPKPKRRSAKSKVTGA from the coding sequence ATGCATACCGTTTGGAAAGGAGCCATCAGCTTCGGGCTTGTGCATGTTCCGGTCAAGATGTTCTCCGCCACGGAGGATAAAGACATCTCGCTGCGCTACATACACAAAGAATGCGGCAGTCCACTGTCTTATGTACGTAAATGTCCTGTCTGTGACAAGGAGGTCACCTGGGAGGAGATCGGCAAGGGGTACGAATATGAGAAGGGCAAGTTTGTTCTGTTCGACAAGGAGGAGCTGGATCAGCTAAGCGAGGAGAGCAGCAAGAGCATCACCATCTTGGATTTCGTGGATTTGACGGAGATTGACCCGATCTATTTCCAGAAGACCTACTATTTATCACCCGATCAGGCAGGCGCGAATGCTTACCGTCTGCTGATGGAGGCTATGCGTCAGACCGGGAAGATCGGTATTGCCAAGATCTCCATCCGCTCCAAAAGCAGTCTGGCCGCCATCCGCGTCCTGGTGGACTGCCTGGCGATTGAGACGATCTATTACCCGGACGAGGTCCGTCCGGTATCGCAGGTCCCGGGCTTGCCGGAGCCGGGCAGTGTGAACGACAAAGAACTGGATATGGCCAAGCTGCTGATCTCACAGCTATCCACCCCGTTTGAGCCTGCCAAATATACCGATGATTACCGCCAGCGGATGCTTGATCTGATCACGCACAAGATTGCCGGCGAAGAGTTCCACATTGCTCCGGCCCGCCAGGAGAACAATGTCATCGATCTGATGGCTGCCCTGCAGGCCAGTATCGAGGCCGTGCAGCATATTCCTTCCGATCCCGGGCCCGCCAAAGGAGGCAGCGGAGCTAAGCCGAGGCCTGCTGCCGGTGCGAAGAAACGTCCGGCCAAGGCCACTGCCGCTGCGACTTCAACAGATACAACCGCCGCTCCCGTTGTAGATGAAGCTACCGGACCGATTCCGGTGATTGCCCCGAAGCCGAAGCGCCGGAGCGCGAAGAGCAAGGTCACCGGTGCCTAG
- a CDS encoding sigma-70 family RNA polymerase sigma factor, with translation MEHLVVKVQNGDVEQYGGIVEAVQQPMYRYCSRLLGSGAEAEDAVQEILVKAYQNIGQYRPLVSFSSWLYKIAYHHCLGVIRQRQRQSRLMMLLRPQKYAESPEQQMDRFLFDEPLAVALSRLKAEERNLLVLRIFEELSFAEIAVILGKNQDAVKKRYRRTIVKLTNLLQSQREGEESHWTSTSLLKKKG, from the coding sequence ATGGAACACCTCGTTGTTAAGGTGCAAAACGGCGACGTGGAGCAGTACGGGGGGATCGTTGAGGCTGTTCAGCAGCCGATGTACCGTTATTGCAGCCGCCTGCTCGGCAGCGGGGCAGAGGCGGAGGACGCCGTGCAGGAGATTCTGGTCAAAGCCTATCAAAATATCGGCCAGTATCGTCCGCTGGTCAGCTTCTCTTCATGGCTGTATAAAATCGCTTATCATCATTGCCTAGGGGTCATCCGCCAGCGCCAGCGGCAGAGCCGGCTGATGATGCTGCTGCGGCCGCAGAAATACGCGGAAAGCCCGGAGCAGCAGATGGACCGCTTCCTGTTCGATGAACCGCTCGCTGTAGCGCTCTCCCGGCTGAAGGCGGAAGAGAGGAATCTGCTGGTACTGCGGATTTTTGAAGAGTTGAGCTTTGCCGAAATTGCCGTGATTCTGGGCAAGAATCAGGATGCGGTCAAAAAAAGATACCGGCGAACGATTGTTAAGCTCACTAACCTGCTGCAATCGCAAAGAGAGGGGGAGGAATCACATTGGACGAGCACTTCACTGCTGAAGAAAAAAGGATAA
- the tsaD gene encoding tRNA (adenosine(37)-N6)-threonylcarbamoyltransferase complex transferase subunit TsaD, translating into MKTDTGVREPVLILAIETSCDETSVAVVKDGCEVLSNIISSQIETHRAFGGVVPEVASRKHVEVITLVIEEALSVAGVGPQELTAVAVTQGPGLVGALLVGVVAAKSLALAWGKPLIGTHHIAGHIYANRLVKELKYPNMTLVVSGGHTELVHMEREGSFRIIGRTRDDAVGEAYDKVARALGFPYPGGPHVDKLAHEAEEAFTLPRVWLEPGSYDFSFSGLKSAVLNAVNQSKMKGLVPDVAAIARGFQESVVEVLVEKAIRAVREYHAEQLLLCGGVAANKGLREALTRRCGAEGIELIIPPPVYCTDNAAMIGAAAYVKWRHEGGIPLDMVADPGYSLEKWSVSAY; encoded by the coding sequence ATGAAGACAGACACGGGCGTAAGGGAGCCTGTATTGATTCTGGCGATTGAAACCAGCTGTGACGAGACCTCTGTAGCTGTAGTGAAGGATGGCTGTGAGGTGTTGTCCAATATTATTTCCAGCCAGATTGAGACCCACCGGGCATTCGGAGGTGTGGTGCCTGAAGTGGCCTCCCGCAAGCATGTCGAAGTGATTACGCTGGTCATTGAAGAAGCCTTAAGCGTAGCAGGCGTAGGTCCGCAGGAGCTGACAGCAGTGGCGGTAACGCAGGGTCCGGGGCTGGTGGGGGCGCTGCTGGTGGGAGTCGTGGCTGCCAAAAGCCTGGCGCTGGCCTGGGGCAAGCCGCTCATCGGCACGCATCATATTGCCGGTCATATCTATGCCAACCGGCTGGTCAAGGAATTGAAGTATCCTAACATGACGCTGGTGGTGTCAGGGGGACATACGGAGCTGGTGCATATGGAGCGGGAAGGAAGCTTCCGGATCATCGGGCGCACCCGTGACGATGCCGTCGGCGAAGCGTACGACAAAGTAGCGCGGGCCCTGGGCTTCCCATATCCGGGAGGGCCGCATGTGGACAAGCTTGCGCATGAAGCGGAAGAAGCCTTCACTCTGCCGCGTGTGTGGCTGGAGCCGGGCTCGTACGACTTCAGCTTCAGCGGCCTGAAGTCTGCGGTGCTGAATGCGGTGAATCAGAGCAAGATGAAGGGGCTTGTGCCGGATGTCGCGGCTATTGCGCGCGGCTTCCAGGAATCTGTTGTTGAAGTGCTGGTCGAGAAGGCGATCCGTGCTGTCCGGGAATACCACGCGGAGCAGCTTCTGCTCTGCGGAGGGGTAGCGGCGAATAAGGGGCTGCGCGAAGCACTGACCCGGCGCTGCGGGGCAGAAGGGATTGAGCTGATTATTCCTCCACCCGTGTATTGTACGGATAATGCGGCGATGATTGGTGCCGCTGCTTATGTGAAATGGAGACATGAAGGCGGGATTCCGCTGGATATGGTAGCCGATCCCGGCTATTCGCTGGAGAAATGGTCGGTATCTGCCTATTGA
- a CDS encoding multidrug resistance efflux transporter family protein, translating to MRPILLGVCSALFFAVTFVLNRRMELAGGSWAWSASLRYLFTLPLLLVIVAGRGRLKPLLAAMRERPGSWLLWGTVGFGLFYAPICFAAAYAPGWLSAGTWQITIISGSLLAPFFGEWVSGPGGQVYIRGKIPLRGLLLSLIILAGVALLQVEQARQLAPSQVLLGIVPVLIASFAYPLGNRKMMELCGGQLDVFQRILGMTLASLPFWLAVALYGMADTGLPSSSQVGQSVIVALSSGIVATVLFFRATDLVRDNMSSLAAVEATQSLEVLFALLGEMLLLASPLPSLLSWAGIAVIIGGMVLHSLFSRHPGKRTAVQAVSTD from the coding sequence GTGCGTCCGATATTGCTGGGTGTATGCTCGGCGTTGTTTTTTGCGGTGACGTTTGTGCTGAACCGGAGGATGGAGCTTGCGGGAGGAAGCTGGGCCTGGAGCGCCTCGCTGCGGTACTTGTTCACGCTCCCGCTGCTGCTGGTTATTGTAGCCGGGAGAGGGAGGCTGAAGCCGCTGCTGGCTGCGATGAGAGAACGGCCGGGGTCTTGGCTGCTGTGGGGCACTGTCGGGTTCGGCCTGTTCTACGCGCCCATCTGCTTCGCCGCTGCCTATGCACCGGGCTGGCTGAGCGCGGGAACATGGCAGATCACGATTATCTCCGGTTCGCTGCTGGCTCCGTTCTTCGGAGAATGGGTCAGCGGACCGGGAGGACAAGTATACATAAGAGGTAAAATCCCGCTGCGCGGGCTGCTGCTCTCCCTGATTATTCTCGCCGGAGTAGCGCTGCTGCAAGTGGAGCAGGCGCGGCAGCTTGCCCCATCCCAGGTCCTGCTGGGCATTGTCCCGGTACTTATCGCTTCCTTCGCTTATCCGCTTGGAAACCGTAAGATGATGGAGCTGTGCGGCGGCCAGCTGGATGTATTCCAGCGGATTCTCGGCATGACGCTTGCCAGCCTGCCCTTCTGGCTGGCTGTCGCTCTGTATGGTATGGCAGATACAGGCCTGCCCTCCTCCTCGCAGGTAGGACAATCAGTCATTGTTGCACTCAGTTCGGGAATTGTGGCTACGGTGCTATTTTTCCGGGCTACCGATCTGGTCCGGGATAACATGAGCAGTCTGGCAGCCGTGGAAGCGACCCAGTCACTGGAGGTGCTGTTCGCCTTGCTGGGGGAGATGCTCCTGCTGGCCTCGCCGCTGCCTTCCCTCCTGTCATGGGCGGGGATTGCGGTCATTATTGGCGGAATGGTGCTTCATAGCTTGTTCTCCCGGCATCCGGGGAAGCGTACGGCGGTTCAAGCGGTCTCGACGGACTAA